GATTTTCCAGAAATTTACCTGCCCCAAGCGTTCCAATGTAGACGTGACGTAATCGGCTTCTCCGACCGATGCGCCGCCACTGGTGATGAAAACATCCGCTTGTTGCATGGCTTGTTGGAAAGCATGTTCCACCGCTTCGGGGGTATCGCGCACCACGCCGAGGTCGATGATTTCCACGTCGAGATTTTGCAGCAAGCCGTACAAAGTGTAGCGATTGCTGTCGTAAATATCACCGGGTTGCAGGGGTTCGCCAATGCTTTTGAGTTCGTCGCCGGTGGAGCAAAACGCGATACGCGGGCGACGTAATACCCTAACGTCGCTAATGCCGAGCGAGGCAAGCAAGCCAAGGTCAGCCGCATTCAGTTTGCGCCCTGCATCGAGAACCGTGTCGCCAGTGCGCATGTCTTCGCCGGGATGCCGCACATTTTCACCGTGCGTCAGGCTGCTGGTGATGCGGATATGGTCGCCGTCACGTTGCACATTTTCTTGCATGACTACGCTGTCTGCACCATCAGGAACGACTGCTCCAGTCATAATGCGCACGCATTCACCGGGCTGTACCTCACCCGCAAACGGGCGACCTGCAAAGGATGCACCCACCAGGTGCAGCGGTTTGTCGCTGGCAAGATCGGCATAACGCAGGGCGTAACCATCCATCGCGGAATTGCGGTGCGGCGGAACATCCAGCGGTGCGCACACCGTTTCTGCAAGAATACGCCCCTGCGCTTGCCATAAAGTGACGGATTCGCTGGCTTGCAACCCCGCAACACTGCCGAGAATGTGGGCTTGCGCCTGTTCGACACTTAAAATGCCGGGGGGTAAGAGGTCACACGTGTGGGTCATGGGCGGTTCTCATGGTTAATCCGGTGTGGTTAATGGAGTTGCAAGGCTTGTTCGAGCGTGTGCCGAATGTGGGCTTGTTGCGCTTCATTCACAATCATTTCGCAGTTGCGGGTGGTGATGTAGAAAATATCCTGCGCCTGTTCGCCGAGGGTATTGATGCGGGCGTTGTGTACCCGCAGCCCCAAGCCATCCATTGCTTCACCAAGGCGTGAAAGTAGGCCCGGCATGTCACCGGCATTGATTTCCAGCAGTGTCAGGTTTTTTTCGGGTTGCTGGCTGAAGTGAATGCGCGTCGGCACATTGAAATTACGCAAAATGCGCGGTTTGCGATGGCTGTGATGGTAGGGTTGGTCGCGTTCCAAATTGTTACATAACGTATCAATAATGTGTTGCTGATCAATGTCACTGATAATGAGTTGATTGTCAGGGCCGAGGATGTGCAGGGTGTACAGGTCGAAACCTTCGGTGGTCGAGACAATACGGGCTTGCACCACGTTGAGGTTAAGTTGTTCCAACGACGCGACCACCCGCGAAAACAGGTCGTCGCGGTCTTTGCTGTAGACAAACAGGACGTTGCTGCTGCCCGATACGGTGCGGCGGATGTGAATCAGCGTGGGTTTGAAGGGGGCTTCGGCGAGAATGTGGCGGGTATGCCAGAGTACCGATTCCACCGAATGCATCAGGTGATAATCAGCACCGAATTGCTGCCAGAGGGCGCTGCATTCGGCGGCGCTAAAGCCTTCTTGCAAGAGTGGTTCGAGTGCTGCGCTGCGCTTTTCTTCGATCAATAGCTGGCTTTCGTGGGTCAGCAGGGTTCGGTTGCTCAATAAGCGGCGGGTAGAGTGGTAGAGTTCATGCAACAGGGATTGTTTCCAACTGTTCCATAGCTTGGGATTGGTGCCGCGAATATCCGCAATGGTGAGCAAAAATAAGCAGTCAAGACGGCTTTGCGATGCCACAATGCCCGCGAATTCGTGAATCACGGCAGGGTCGCTAATGTCTTTGCGCTGCGCGGTCATGCTCATTAGCAAATGATGGCGCACCAACCAACTGACCAGCGAAGCATCGTGCAAATTGAGGCCGTGTTCCCGGCAGAAATCGTAAGCATCGGTTGCGCCTAATACCGAATGATCCCCTTTACGGCCTTTAGCAATGTCGTGGAATAACCCAGCGAGGTACAAAATTTCCGGGTCACGCAAGGTTTTAAAGACTTCGGCACACAAGGGCAATTCTTGAGCGCCCAGTGCGGTGCTGTAACGCCGTATATTGCGCACCACAAACAGGGTGTGTTCATCCACGGTGTACATGTGGAACAGGTCGTATTGCATCCGCCCGACGATATTGGCAAAGGCGGGGATATACGCCGCCAAAATGCCGTAGCGGTTCATCAAGCGCATTACAAAGGTAATGCCTTTGGGTTGGCGCAAGATTTGGACGAATAATTGCCGGTGGCGGGCTTGCTGGCGGAAACTGGCATCAATCCGGTGCAAATTGTGCCGAATCAAGCGGGTGGTATCGGGTGTCAGCCCGGTTACGCCCGGTATCATTTGCAGCAGCAGGAAAATTTCCAGCAACGCTGTCGGGTAGAGCACGAACACATCGGGCGAATTCACCGAAATCAGGTTGCCGCGCTTTTGATACCACTCGCCTAACATTTCGGGTAATGGCGGGTGTTGCGTGAGGATGCGGTCGCGGAAAATCCCCATCAGCATATCGTTTAAGCGTTCGAGATCCGTAATCGTGCGGTAATAACGCTGCATAAACGCCTCCACCGCTGCATTATCGGCATCGTCGGTATACCCGAACAGGTGCGCTAAACTGCGCTGATAATCAAACAGCAAGCGGTCTTCTTTGCGGTTGGCGAGTTCGTGCAGGGCGAAGCGAATTCGCCATAAAAATTCACGGCCTTCGCGTAAGGTTTGGAATTCGTCGTATTCTAATAGCCGGTTTTCGTGCAACTCTTGCAAGGACATTGTGCCGTATTCGCGGTGTGTTACCCAGCTAATCGTCTGAATATCCCGCAAGCCGCCGCGACCTTCCTTGAGGTTGGGTTCAACCCGGTGCGAGGTGTCGCCTAATTTGAGGTAACGTTTTTGCTGTTCCTCAAATTTGGCTTGGAAAAATTCCGCGCTGCTCCACATGTGTGCGGGCGTAATGGCTTCACGTAAGCGCTGGAACAATTGCTCATTGCCGCTGAGGTAGCGCGATTCGATCAAATTGGTAATGACGGTAAGGTCAGCGCGTGCGGTTTCTAAACATTCATCGAGGGTGCGCACACTGTGACCCACGTCTAAGCCAATGTCCCACAGCAGGGTGATAAAGCTGGAGAGACGGTCGCGGCATTCTTCGCCCGGTGTGTCGGTGAGCAGAATCAGCAAATCAATGTCTGAGGCGGGGTGAAGTTCACGCCTGCCATAACCACCCACGGCAATCAAGGTGGCGCGGTGGTGTTGGGGAATACCGTTCAGCCCCCACAAATGCTGTAACAGGGTGTCGATGAATTCCGCATGATCTTGCAATAGGGTGCGAATGTTGGTGCCTGCGTGAAACGCTTCCCCTAATAAGCGCCGCGCATCCTTAATCGCTTGAGCGTAATCGGCCGTGCGTGGCGGGTCGCGTGCCAGGAGTTGGTCATAAACATCCAATAAGGCGTTGGTTTGAATCATAGACTGGCACGCCAGTTAGCTTCTTCGGCGCGGAGGGTGAGAATTTCAAAACCCTCTTCGGTCACTAGCACGGTGTGTTCCCATTGTGCGGATAATTTATGGTCTTTAGTGACGGCGGTCCATTGATCGGGAAGGATTTTCAGGTGGCGTTTGCCTTGGTTGATCATCGGTTCGATGGTGAAAATCATCCCCGCTTCCATAATGATTTTATCGCTGTCTTTGCTGTAGTAATGCAGGATTTGCGGCGCTTCGTGGAAACGGCTGCCGATGCCGTGTCCGCAGAATTCTTCGACCACACTGTAATTGTAGGCGTGCGCGTGTTTTTGGATCACTTTGCCAATCTCGCCGAAGGTTGCGCCGGGGCGGACTTGCAAAATACCAAGATACATACATTGCTGGGTAACGTGGCTTAAGCGTTTGCCTGCAATGGTCGGTTCACCAACGTGGAACATTTTGCTGGTGTCGCCGTGGTAGCCATCTTTGATCACGGTAATGTCGATATTCAAGGCATCGCCGTTTTTCAGTTTCTTATCGCCGGGAATGCCGTGACACACGACATTATTGAGCGATGTGCAGATGGATTTAGGGAAAGGCGGCGTACCGTAATTTAACGGGGCGGGAATCGCTTGCTGCACATTAACAATGTAGTCGTGGCAAATTTTATCCAATTCATCGGTGGTGATTCCGGGTTTAACGTGTTCTGCAATCATGTCCAGCACGTCGGCTGCCAGCTTGCCTGCTACCCGCATTTTGGCGATTTCGTCCGCCGTTTTGATCGTTATTGTTTGATCACGTTGTGTCTTTGCCATTTCTAGTTGTTCCCGGTAGCACTCAAAAGCGTTTCATGGTATAAAGCGCCCGCGAATTCCGCAAATAGTTTTACATATTGTCTAACTGTTTTATTTTAAATCCACACATACATCGACACGACACGCAGGGTGCCTGACTAAAAAAACAGGTTGCGTTTGTTGGGATGTATGGAGGCATAACCCATACAGGAGCTTATCATGCCTAAAGTTACTATGCGCCAAATGCTCGAAGCAGGCGTTCACTTCGGTCACCAGACCCGTTACTGGAACCCTAAAATGGGTCAGTTCATCTTTGGTGAGCGCAACAAAATCCACATTATCAACCTTGAGCAATCTTTGCCAATGTTCAATGATGCAACCAACTTCATCGGCAAGTTGGCGGCGAAAGGCGGCAAAATCATGTTCGTTGGCACCAAGCGTTCAGCGCGTGATGCGGTCAGCGAAGCGGCTGCGGCTTGCAAAATGCCTTACGTCAACCATCGCTGGTTGGGTGGGATGCTGACTAACTTTAAAACCGTTAAGCAATCCATCAAGCGTTTGAAAGATCTGGAGCGCATGGCTGAAGACGGCACGTTCCAGAAATTGGGCAAAAAAGAAATCCTGACTTTGACCCGTGAATCCGAAAAGCTGGAACGCAGCCTCGGTGGGATCAAAGACATGCGCGGTCTGCCCGATGCGATTTTCGTTATCGACGTAGGCTACGAAAAAATCGCAGTACAAGAAGCTAACAAACTGGGCATTCCGGTTATTGGTATTGTGGACACTAACAACTCCCTGCAAGGTGTTGATTACGTGATTCCGGGCAACGATGACGCGATCCGCGCTATCCAATTGTACGTTTCTGCGGCTGCTGATGCGATCAACGAAGGTCACACCGCAGCGGCTATTACGCCAATGCCAGAAGCGGAAGCACCGGCAGAAGCTGCTGACGAAGCACAAACCACTGACGCTGCTGGCGAATAAGTCAGCCCGTTCAAACAAGGAGTTACCCTAATGGCAATTACTGCTGGAATGGTGAAAGAGCTGCGCGAACGTACCGGCGCAGGCATGATGGAATGCAAAAAAGCCCTGACTGAAACCAATGGTGACATGGAAGCGGCTATCGACCTGATGCGCAAATCCGGTGCAGCGAAAGCTGACAAGAAAGCCGGTCGTGTTGCTGCGGAAGGTCGCGTGGTGATTGCACTGACGGCTGATGCGAAACGTGCAGCGGTTATTGAAGTCAACAGCGAAACCGACTTCGCGGCAAAAGACAGCTTCTTCGTGGCATTTGCTGATGAAGTGGGCGCAACTGCACTGGCAAACAATGTTGCTGATGTTGAAGCTTTGTCAGCGCTGACCGAAGCCAGCCGTACTGCGTTAATCGCCAAAATTGGTGAAAACGTGCAAGTGCGTCGTTTGGTATGGGTCGATGCGGGTGACGGTCAACTGGCTACTTACCAACACGGCGCGAAAATCGGCGTAGTGGTTTGCATGACAGGCGATGATGGCGAAGCAGGCAAGCACGTTGCGATGCATATCGCTGCCAGCCGTCCGGCTTGCGTTGACGAATCTGGCGTACCCCCTGAAATGGTGGAGCGTGAGCGCGAAATCCAGATCGACATCGCGATGCAAAGCGGCAAAGCCCGTGAAATCGCTGAAAAGATGGTGGTTGGTCGCATGAAGAAATTCATGGGCGAAATCACTTTGGTGGGTCAACCGTTCGTCATGAACCCTGATCAAACCGTTGGCGAATTCCTCGCATCCAAAGGCGCAAGCATTTCTCAGTTTGTGCGTCTGGAAGTGGGCGAAGGCATCGAGAAGAAACAGGATAACTTTGCTGAGGAAGTAGCGGCGCAAGCGGCTGCGGCAGCAGGGAACTAAGAAGACCTTCGGGTTCTTTAGTAAGGAGGGGCACTGGTTGCCCCTTTTTGCTGTCCCCTGTATAAATACACCCATCTAATTTAACACAGGCATACTCATGACCTCTTCAGCATCCAACCCTGCCATTCGTTTCCGTCGGATCTTATTAAAACTCAGTGGTGAAGCCCTGTTAGGCAACCAAGATTCCGGCATCGACCCCGACATCCTCTATCGCGTCGCGAGCGAAGCCCTTGCCGTACAACGTTCTGGCGTACAAGTCGCTATCGTCATTGGCGGCGGCAACTTGTTCCGGGGTGCAGGCTTGGCGGAGAAAGGCATGGATCGGGTGCGTGGCGACCAAATGGGCATGTTGGCAACGGTGATGAATTCCCTCGCGATGCAGGATGCGATCGAAAAGCTCGGTGGTAACTGCCGCGTATTGACCGCGCTCGGCATTGATCAAGTCGGCGAACGCTATTCTGCGCATCAAGCCCGCCGTTATTTAGAGCAGGGCGACATCATTATTTGTGCAGCAGGCAGTGGCAACCCGTTTTTTACCACCGATACGGCTGCCAGCTTGCGCGGGGTTGAATTACAATGTGACCTATTGCTGAAGGCGACCAAAGTGGACGGTATCTATGATGCTGATCCGAAAAAAAATCCTACGGCGAAACGCTTCGATCGGTTATCCTTCGAGGACGCTATCCAGCGCCAATTAGGCGTGATGGACTTAACGGCAATGGTCATGTGCCGTGATAATAAACTGCCGTTGGGTGTGTTCGATATGTTCGCACCGGGGGCGCTTGCTGCGATGGTTCGCGGCGAGATTGTTGGAACATTGGTTGAGGTTTAAGGCAATGATTGCAGACATTAAAAAAGATGCAGAGCAGCGGATGCACAAAAGTATTGACGCGCTACGCAATGATTTGGCAAAAATTCGTACAGGTCGCGCTCACCCCAGCTTGCTGGATCAAATCACCGTGGATTACTACGGTTCGGACGTTCCCTTAAGCCAAGTGGCGAATATCGGCACGGAAGATGCGCGTACCTTGAAGGTCACGCCGTGGGAAAAGCCAATGGCGGCGAAAATCGAAAAAGCGATCTTGACCTCCAATTTGGGTTTAAACCCGTCTAGCGATGGCAATGTGATTCGCGTGCCGTTGCCTGCATTGACTGAAGAACGTCGCCGTGATTTGGTAAAAGTGGTGAAAGGGGAAGCCGAAGGTGCGCGGGTGGCGATTCGCAATATTCGCCGCGATGCTAACTCTGATTTCAAGGCACTGCTCAAGGAAAAAGAGATTTCCGAAGATGAAGAGCGCCGTGCGGCAGAGGAAATCCAGAAGCTGACTGACCATTTCATTAAAGAAGTGGAAACAGTGCTGGAAACCAAAGAAAAAGAATTAATGGTGGTTTGATGATTGCTGCTGCCTCGGTTCGGGGCGTGCTTGCATACGATGGGGCCTGAATGACAAATACAACGCCAAAAGACGCGGTTCCCCGGCATGTTGCCATTGTGATGGATGGCAACGGACGTTGGGCGAAAGCGCGTTATCTGCCCCGTTTGATGGGGCATCATCGCGGAGTTGAAGCTGCTCGCAAAGTGATCCGTGGTTGCAATAGCGCTGGGGTGGAATGCCTGACGCTATTCGCGTTCAGCAGTGAAAATTGGCGCAGACCCGAAGAAGAAGTCAGCGGTCTGATGTCATTGTTCATGTCAGCGCTGGAGCGTGAATCCGCTGCTTTATTCCGTCACAATGTCAACATGCGTTTTATTGGCGACCGCAGCGGTTTTTCGGTGAGTTTGCAGGAAAAAATCCAGCAAGTGGAGGCCATGACCGCCAGTTGTACCGGAATGCGTTTGCTGATTGCGGCAAATTACGGCGGGCGCTGGGACATTTTGCAGGCGGTGCGTACCGTGGCCAGTCAGATTGCGGCAGGTGAGTTGGATGCGGTGGCGTTGGATGAGGCAACGTTCAGCGGTTTATTGTCCACTAGCGGTGTGCCTGAACCTGATTTATTTATTCGTACAGGTGGGGAAAAACGCATCAGTAATTTCCTGATGTGGCAAATGGCATACGCGGAATTGTATTTCACGGATGTATTATGGCCGGAATTTGATGAACAATGCTTGCGTGATGCCTTTGCGGATTTTGCGTGTCGGCAGCGGCGTTTCGGGATGACTGGCGAACAGGTATCAGGAGGAAAACATGCTTAAACAACGGGTGATTACGGGGCTGGTACTGATTTTATTGGTATTTGCCGGTATCGTGTTCCTGCCAGTCGAGTTGTTTGGTTTGTTTTCATTGATGTTTATTGTTGGCTTGGGCGCTTGGGAATGGGCGGGGTTGACCGGTTGTTACCTGCCTGAAAAGCGCATGGCTGGCACGATGATGATTTTGACCGCTTCGATTCCGTTGGTGTTTATTCGCCCCGATCCCGTTTGGGTGTTGGCGGTGAGTATTCCGGTGTGGTTGCTGGTGTTGGTGGCGTTGCAAGTATATCCGCGCAACGCGGGATTTTATAAAAAGCACGCGCTGGCGATGCGTTTATCCGGTATTTTGGTGCTGTTGCCTGCTTGGTATGCGTTGATGCATTTGCATGTGATGCATTATACCTATGTTATCTATTTGATTACCTTGATTGCATTGGCGGATACAGCGGCGTATTTCACGGGGCGTAAGCTGGGAAAAAATAAATTAGCCCCGGATTTAAGCCCCGGTAAAACCAGAGAAGGCATGTCAGGCGCAGTGCTTGCTACGGCTGTTTGGGCGTCTTTAGCCAGTTTCTGGTTGGATATTCCTGAAGGCAAGGGTGTAATTTTTATGATGTTATCCATGTTTGTGGTGCTAATGTCGGTGGCAGGTGATTTGTTTGAAAGTTTGCTCAAGCGCGAAGCGGGAGTGAAAGACAGCGGACGCATTTTGCCGGGACACGGCGGCATTCTGGATCGCATTGATAGCCTGTTAGCGGCAGCACCGTTATTCACATTGGGTTTACTGTGGCTGGGGATTTCGCGTGGCATCTAAAGGCATTACGATTTTAGGCGCAAGTGGCAGTATCGGGGTCAGCACCTTGGATGTCTTGGCGCGTCACCCTGAGCGCTTTCACGTTTACGCCCTGACCGCGCACAGCAATGTGGATAAATTATTCGAGCAATGCCAGCAATTTCAGCCGCGTTATGCGGTAATGGTTGATCCCCTAGCAGCGTCCTTGCTGGAAAAGCGCTTACAAGCGGTGGGCAGTGACGTGGTGGTGTTAGCGGGTGCGGAAGCTTTGGATGCGGTTGCGAGCAGCCCTGACACCGATTACGTGATGGCGGCGATTGTTGGTGCGGCGGGTTTAGTGCCAACGTTGGCAGCGGCGCGTGCCGGTAAGCGCGTCATGTTGGCGAATAAAGAAGCGTTGGTAATGTCGGGGCAATTGTTCATTGATGCGGTGTGTGCGCACGGTGCCGAATTATTGCCGATTGATAGCGAACATAACGCGGTATTCCAGTGTCTCCCTTCGGCTTCGCTCAGGGAACGCGAACATCGCGGGGTGGAAAAGATTTTGCTGACTGCTTCTGGGGGGCCTTTCCGTACATGGGCAGCCCGCGATCTGCATGATATTACCCCGAACAAGCCGTGGCACACCCGAATTGGTCGATGGGGCAAAAGATTTCGGTCGATTCGGCGACCTTGATGAATAAAGGTTTGGAAGTCATTGAAGCTTGCTGGTTATTTGGTCTGCCAGCCGAGCGCGTCGAGGTGGTTGTACACCCACAAAGCACTATTCATTCAATGGTGTCCTATAATGATGGTTCGGTGTTGGCGCAATTGGGCAACCCCGATATGCGTACCCCGATTGCGTATGCTTTGGGGTGGCCTGAGCGTTTGGTGTCAGGGGTCGCACCGTTGGATTTGTTTGCGACCGCAAGATTGGATTTTGAACAACCGGATCGGGAACGTTTTCCATGTCTGCAACTGGCGTATGATGCCCATGTGCGCGGTGGTTATGCCACGATCGCGTTGAATGCGGCGAATGAAGTGGCAGTGAAAGCCTTTCTGGGGCGCGAAATCGGTTTTACCGATATTCCAGTGCTGGTCAAGGCTGTGATGCTTACAGCGTCCACCGGCACGCCGATGAACCTCGAAGAGATACTTATTCAGGATGAGGAAAGCCGTGTGCGTTCACTATCTTGGATAAAAAACAAGAAAATACATTAAATCATGAACTTGTTAATCATAATTCCTGCATTCCTTGTCGCGATTGGTATATTGGTCACAGTACACGAATTCGGACATTTCTGGGTCGCTCGTAAACTGGGCGTCAAAGTCCTGCGTTTTTCGGTGGGTTTTGGTAAACCGCTGTGGCGGCGTGTGTCCAACGATGCCGATCAGATTGAGTATGTGTTAGCTGCGCTGCCCTTTGGTGGCTACGTCAAAATGCTGGACGAGCGCGAATGCGAAGAGGGTTGCGACATTCCTGAGAAAGATTTGCCCCGCGCATTTAACCGTCAGGTGTTGTGGAAGCGTGCCGCGATTGTGGTGGCAGGCCCGGTGGCTAATTTCCTATTGGCTATCCTGATTTATGCGCTGGTGAATATGATCGGTCAGGATGCGATGCGTCCGTATGTCGATGTGGTGAAAGATTCCCCGATGGCAGCGGCAGGTTTTCAGCCCGGTGAAGAAGTGACCGCGATTAACGGCATTGCCACGGATTCGTGGGAAGACATGCGCATGTTGTTGATTGATGAATATTTGAAATCCCCGCAATTGTTGTTCAGTGTGAAAGCGGCGGATGGTGTCGCCCTGCAACGCCAATTGGATCTGAGTAAGGTGGCGATGTTTGATGAAGAAGCGGGCGCATTGGATAAGCTCGGTTTGAATCCGTGGTTGCCGCCCTACGATGTAGTGGTTCATGCGGTTTTACCGGATACCCCCGCTGCGCAAGCAGGCTTGCAAGCGCAGGATAAAATTCTGCAAATTGACGATTTGAAACCGACCAATGGGCGCGTTTTCATTGAACATATTCAGCAACATGCCGATCAAGCGGTGACGTTAACGCTTGAGCGTGCTGGTAGTGTGCAAACCTTGACGCTTACGCCGCGTATTAATCCCGCCAGCGGTGTGGAGGTTGCTACCATTGGGGCGCAATTAGCCCCGCCGCCCGCGAGTTTGCGTGAGCAAGTGTATTTCACTCAATCGTATGGTTTTGGCGAATCGCTATGGCGCGGAATGAATAAAACTTGGCAGATGTCGGTCGTGACTTTGAAATTAATGGGACGAATGCTGACAGGTGATGTGTCGTTGAAAAACGTCAGTGGGCCGGTAACGATTGCGCAATATGCCGGTGTTACTGCGTCGATTGGTTTCACGGTTTACCTAGGGTTTCTTGCGATTGTAAGTGTTAGCCTTGGGGTATTGAATTTACTGCCTATTCCGATGTTGGATGGTGGGCATTTATTTTATTATTTGATTGAATGGATAAAAGGTAGCCCGGTGTCGGCAGAAACGGAGGCCGTCGGTTTTCGGGTAGGAATGGCAATCATTGGCGGACTGATGGTGCTTGCCTTGTATAATGACGTTACACGGTTATTAAATTAATTATGAAAAAACACACTCTTGTAATTTCGGCTGTAAGCTGTCTGTTGGCAGTTTCTCAAGCGGTTTGGGCTGCTGCCTTCGTAGTCCGCGACATTGAAGTGAATGGTTTGGAACGCATTGCCGCCGGTACGGTATTAAATTACTTACCCGCCCAAGTTGGTCAACCGTTTAATGATGCGCAATCGGCTGAAGCGATTCGTACATTATTCCAGACGGGTTTGTTTGAAGACGTGCAACTTGGTCGGCGTGGCGATGTG
The sequence above is drawn from the Thiothrix subterranea genome and encodes:
- the moeA gene encoding molybdopterin molybdotransferase MoeA, giving the protein MTHTCDLLPPGILSVEQAQAHILGSVAGLQASESVTLWQAQGRILAETVCAPLDVPPHRNSAMDGYALRYADLASDKPLHLVGASFAGRPFAGEVQPGECVRIMTGAVVPDGADSVVMQENVQRDGDHIRITSSLTHGENVRHPGEDMRTGDTVLDAGRKLNAADLGLLASLGISDVRVLRRPRIAFCSTGDELKSIGEPLQPGDIYDSNRYTLYGLLQNLDVEIIDLGVVRDTPEAVEHAFQQAMQQADVFITSGGASVGEADYVTSTLERLGQVNFWKIAMKPGKPLAFGTLGECVFFGLPGNPVSVMATFMLFVRPAILRLRGESLPTVPEYTALCTTPLKKVPGRTDYQRGICERDTHGQWQVRSTGGQGSHILRSMSQANCFIALPREAGNLEAGAAVTIIPFEGFL
- the glnD gene encoding [protein-PII] uridylyltransferase, which produces MIQTNALLDVYDQLLARDPPRTADYAQAIKDARRLLGEAFHAGTNIRTLLQDHAEFIDTLLQHLWGLNGIPQHHRATLIAVGGYGRRELHPASDIDLLILLTDTPGEECRDRLSSFITLLWDIGLDVGHSVRTLDECLETARADLTVITNLIESRYLSGNEQLFQRLREAITPAHMWSSAEFFQAKFEEQQKRYLKLGDTSHRVEPNLKEGRGGLRDIQTISWVTHREYGTMSLQELHENRLLEYDEFQTLREGREFLWRIRFALHELANRKEDRLLFDYQRSLAHLFGYTDDADNAAVEAFMQRYYRTITDLERLNDMLMGIFRDRILTQHPPLPEMLGEWYQKRGNLISVNSPDVFVLYPTALLEIFLLLQMIPGVTGLTPDTTRLIRHNLHRIDASFRQQARHRQLFVQILRQPKGITFVMRLMNRYGILAAYIPAFANIVGRMQYDLFHMYTVDEHTLFVVRNIRRYSTALGAQELPLCAEVFKTLRDPEILYLAGLFHDIAKGRKGDHSVLGATDAYDFCREHGLNLHDASLVSWLVRHHLLMSMTAQRKDISDPAVIHEFAGIVASQSRLDCLFLLTIADIRGTNPKLWNSWKQSLLHELYHSTRRLLSNRTLLTHESQLLIEEKRSAALEPLLQEGFSAAECSALWQQFGADYHLMHSVESVLWHTRHILAEAPFKPTLIHIRRTVSGSSNVLFVYSKDRDDLFSRVVASLEQLNLNVVQARIVSTTEGFDLYTLHILGPDNQLIISDIDQQHIIDTLCNNLERDQPYHHSHRKPRILRNFNVPTRIHFSQQPEKNLTLLEINAGDMPGLLSRLGEAMDGLGLRVHNARINTLGEQAQDIFYITTRNCEMIVNEAQQAHIRHTLEQALQLH
- the map gene encoding type I methionyl aminopeptidase, with amino-acid sequence MAKTQRDQTITIKTADEIAKMRVAGKLAADVLDMIAEHVKPGITTDELDKICHDYIVNVQQAIPAPLNYGTPPFPKSICTSLNNVVCHGIPGDKKLKNGDALNIDITVIKDGYHGDTSKMFHVGEPTIAGKRLSHVTQQCMYLGILQVRPGATFGEIGKVIQKHAHAYNYSVVEEFCGHGIGSRFHEAPQILHYYSKDSDKIIMEAGMIFTIEPMINQGKRHLKILPDQWTAVTKDHKLSAQWEHTVLVTEEGFEILTLRAEEANWRASL
- the rpsB gene encoding 30S ribosomal protein S2, with protein sequence MPKVTMRQMLEAGVHFGHQTRYWNPKMGQFIFGERNKIHIINLEQSLPMFNDATNFIGKLAAKGGKIMFVGTKRSARDAVSEAAAACKMPYVNHRWLGGMLTNFKTVKQSIKRLKDLERMAEDGTFQKLGKKEILTLTRESEKLERSLGGIKDMRGLPDAIFVIDVGYEKIAVQEANKLGIPVIGIVDTNNSLQGVDYVIPGNDDAIRAIQLYVSAAADAINEGHTAAAITPMPEAEAPAEAADEAQTTDAAGE
- the tsf gene encoding translation elongation factor Ts is translated as MAITAGMVKELRERTGAGMMECKKALTETNGDMEAAIDLMRKSGAAKADKKAGRVAAEGRVVIALTADAKRAAVIEVNSETDFAAKDSFFVAFADEVGATALANNVADVEALSALTEASRTALIAKIGENVQVRRLVWVDAGDGQLATYQHGAKIGVVVCMTGDDGEAGKHVAMHIAASRPACVDESGVPPEMVEREREIQIDIAMQSGKAREIAEKMVVGRMKKFMGEITLVGQPFVMNPDQTVGEFLASKGASISQFVRLEVGEGIEKKQDNFAEEVAAQAAAAAGN
- the pyrH gene encoding UMP kinase yields the protein MTSSASNPAIRFRRILLKLSGEALLGNQDSGIDPDILYRVASEALAVQRSGVQVAIVIGGGNLFRGAGLAEKGMDRVRGDQMGMLATVMNSLAMQDAIEKLGGNCRVLTALGIDQVGERYSAHQARRYLEQGDIIICAAGSGNPFFTTDTAASLRGVELQCDLLLKATKVDGIYDADPKKNPTAKRFDRLSFEDAIQRQLGVMDLTAMVMCRDNKLPLGVFDMFAPGALAAMVRGEIVGTLVEV
- the frr gene encoding ribosome recycling factor is translated as MIADIKKDAEQRMHKSIDALRNDLAKIRTGRAHPSLLDQITVDYYGSDVPLSQVANIGTEDARTLKVTPWEKPMAAKIEKAILTSNLGLNPSSDGNVIRVPLPALTEERRRDLVKVVKGEAEGARVAIRNIRRDANSDFKALLKEKEISEDEERRAAEEIQKLTDHFIKEVETVLETKEKELMVV
- the uppS gene encoding polyprenyl diphosphate synthase, with the translated sequence MTNTTPKDAVPRHVAIVMDGNGRWAKARYLPRLMGHHRGVEAARKVIRGCNSAGVECLTLFAFSSENWRRPEEEVSGLMSLFMSALERESAALFRHNVNMRFIGDRSGFSVSLQEKIQQVEAMTASCTGMRLLIAANYGGRWDILQAVRTVASQIAAGELDAVALDEATFSGLLSTSGVPEPDLFIRTGGEKRISNFLMWQMAYAELYFTDVLWPEFDEQCLRDAFADFACRQRRFGMTGEQVSGGKHA
- a CDS encoding phosphatidate cytidylyltransferase codes for the protein MLKQRVITGLVLILLVFAGIVFLPVELFGLFSLMFIVGLGAWEWAGLTGCYLPEKRMAGTMMILTASIPLVFIRPDPVWVLAVSIPVWLLVLVALQVYPRNAGFYKKHALAMRLSGILVLLPAWYALMHLHVMHYTYVIYLITLIALADTAAYFTGRKLGKNKLAPDLSPGKTREGMSGAVLATAVWASLASFWLDIPEGKGVIFMMLSMFVVLMSVAGDLFESLLKREAGVKDSGRILPGHGGILDRIDSLLAAAPLFTLGLLWLGISRGI